AAGCAAACCTTGGCGTTCGATTCTGAAGGGAGATATTATGATCATAcctaattttaactaaattataatatattttcgtatcatcctttttttttctattttaatcttCAAAAATATACTTAAGAGGTAAATCTCTCATAATTCCATATACGATTAAAATGActgtaaaataatttacaagAGGAGCATACTTAACATTGATAAAAACTAAATGGACGCATATCTTATTTAGACTATAATACTGTAGTTAAATCCTTAACTATACACACATGAATAACGCTAATAGCCCTGAAAGAAAATCCACATGCAGAAATCCAGAGAGTAGTGTTTGCTGAAATTGTTTTAGTAGATTGACTACACCAACTTGTTCGTAGAACCTGACCATATAAAGacaagtaaaatataatatatatctatatgtaGTCTGAATCAGCATCTCTTCGAAAATGTTGCAGATCTGGATGACCGTCATATCCTGGTCTCCTAGGATTCCTGCAGCACGGGAGTCAGAAACGCtgtgtatatattttgttttatttcacaaatttttaaatatcttcACATACTTGTGCATCAAAAGTGGTATTCTTTTAAGCATATTTGAGAAGAAAACCTCAAATCAGGCAAGCATAACAATTTTACCAGCTAAACATTTGTACTAAACACTTAGCCAAGCTTAAGGTCGTGTTTTCGAgataatctatttttaaaattcaaggTATCCAATATCCTTAACTCGATCAGAATCACTACCCCTCTAACAATAATCCCAGTTCAGACATGCAACCGGGTTTCACTTTCAACATCCTACgtaaaataacattaacatacataaaaagacaaaaagatGAACACGAAAATAAAACAGCGTATAAAAGAGAATAATACATAAAAGACGTACATGGGTTAAAAATGCAAATGACAGTATTAATGCAATATACGTATGTGGAATACATGATGTCCTTGAGCCATACCTTGCAAATCGGTTGGGTTCAAAACCAGGAACACCAGGAGGACCATAGGGATCAAAACGCGCGCCCGGAGGAAGACCCCTATTTACATATGATTTATACCACATAAGCTTAAAAATTAGCCACAGGTACAAGATACAGGGCAGTCAAAAGCAAATGCCCCCCTTACAAAGTAAAAAAGTGGTAAGACATTTTTATAAAGTTCAGTTTTCTTGttgaaaaaaatcataaattttagttaaattgactttcaaataaaaaattgttaatgcATGCCGACTCTGATATGAAACCAAAGAATATaaaagatagaaagaaaaaaagaatactctttaaaatattttgggcGAAATGACTTTTTTAAACTAATGCAAGTTGTGACACAATTGAAACCATTCAGCAAGTAAAAAGAACAGAACTActccaaaaaatataaaacagacCAATTCACTCTCTTGTATTAAACAAAGAAAGCTGATGTTTTTCATTAGCTGGGGTCTATTAAACCCAATGCCCATTCGTCAGGTTCTCTCAGAGAAAACACAGTCAAGGAGTAAGTGATGGACATTGCCTCAGAAAGAAGTTGGAACCTTCCCTACCCTTACCTAAGTTAGCAAGGCATGCTTTTTAGGTTGAACAGCCTTTAAATACACCGATAActcaagaaattaaaaaaaaaaagagatctGAGCAACTTACGGCATTCCTCCAGGAAAAGCAGGATCTCGACCAATACCACCAAACCACAGGGGGTCATTAGGCCCTGATTCCAAATGTTGAACTTAGTATCGACAATTacggttatgaaaaaataatacacaacttcgtaaaactaaattgaaatatgtTAAACTTACCTAGATGCATGCTCCCCCCACCAATGCCATGACCACCCCTGAAATCAAGGGAAGAAAGTTTCAAGGGATAAAAGGATTAGAAAAAACAGGAGGGGTTAACAACTACGTTAAGAACATGAAAAAGCAATGCACGTAAGAATACCTTGAAGGAAGCACTCCAGCAGGGGGCCCAGGAACAAGATCACTACCAGAACCAATGGGAACTGAAGGGAAAATAATCCTGtagaaaaggaaacaaaatattaaaaacacaattaatAAGTACGAAGCAATAAAGGCAAGTAGCAGTTATATGCAGGGAACATTTAACAGAATGATACTAAAACCAGCTTGCCACGTAGGCAAATGATGGTTCCATTTCTAATAAGTATGCCAGTTAGGAAGAAAAGCAGAAAAAATGTCTTCTCAGAGAGTAATTAACAGTAAATTATTCCTCTCtaggaggaagaaaagaaagaggtATTCACCACTGTCCATGGATAATTTGCCCCAAAATGTATGTCGTCATTCAACTCACAATGAAGAAATTCTTCGTTGATCAAGAAACATAAATATGGCATCATAGTCAATAAGCTTCTTAAAAGAATGTTTAGCACAGTAAACATCCAGGTAATGGCACCGATAGGAACCAGGGCTCAACTGCCCCGGCTGCCAATAATTTGGGACTAAAAGGACCCTACAAGTATTCGTGTAGGCCTAAGAATATCATGACTTGCAAGGGAATAGCACGGACTGACTTATATAAAGAATTAGGGGAGAAATTTAGTTATGAAGAGAAAGCAGATCTGATGAATCTgtctaaatatataaattccaCTGGGGTGGGGAATTTTGGTCATAACTTGCAACAAAAGGGGAATTTTTATTGGAACTGGGGACATTGTTCTTTCATTTCAGTCtgttgatttaatttagttcaGTGATGCTACCTTTTCTATTTAGGAACGAGAATCCTATTAAATTGGTGCATTCGTGGAATGTTTCGGGGACATTGTTCAAAGCTTGTGCAAACCAAAATCATAGATGCTAGTATAATCACGGTAGAATTTGTTCTCACAAACCAAAATCTATCAATCCAAAAATCTCTGATCATTAAAATGGTCCATCTCAAATCTCATCCCATGTGCAGTGGGTCCATAAACTACACACCAATTTGCAGAAAACTAAATCCTGATTACACTCAGGTGAACTTGGCTAGGTTCAGATAAAACCACCTATACCCGCAATTTGTGCGCAAATCGACTAGTTTAGTTGAGGTGCAGAAACAAGCACTGATTGAAGACATATCAGGACATCCTTCAACTTGATAGAATCAGAGGAAACTATCATCGTGTATAATACATCATATTTAAAGGCATGCGTAGAGAAATTATCCCAAAATTAATAAGCACATACCACAgattgttttcataattttcaaGTATGGAACATCAACTACACGAGAGCCTGACATATGTAGATATATGAATTGTAACGCTCAAACTTGCCAACAGTAAAagtgtgtaaaataaaatagttgatAATCAATCCATTGAGCAGTAACAAAAATCATTGAAATGGTGAAAGCAACAGAGTAATATTAAACCCTTACTGAGTTGGAGGACCAGCAGGTTCACCAAATCCACTAACAGGCTCAGGTATCTCTTGTCTGGTTCTGTCCCTTGTTTCTGAGCTGTATAGAAGACAAGGAGACAATTTTTCAAAGAGGATCCCAGttcataaaacatattttacaaTAAAGCTTTTATATAAAAGGGTAATGCCACAGTTATCCAATACAACAGcccaatattaaaataaatgggTAGATTTTCTCAATTGACATGATTACATTATGAAAACAGGAAGCTGAACACAGCTCATTGAAAATCTTTAATAACACTACTGGTCTGTCTCTCAATACTATCAGTACTAGTTATCCACAAAAAAGTGAGATTAATTTTCATCCACTGAGTTATAAATTACTATCAATCATGCATATTGGATATAATGGCGTGATGGTGTCAAAATCTTTAAACTGATATTTTCATTCACTATAAATGTTAAAGAGTTTTAAACTTGACACAATGGCCTAATTCAGAAAACTCGAAGCATTCACTATCAGAAAGTTACACAAGAGCCAACATTAAACAAGGACACAAAGTTCACAGATCCAAATTCACCTTCTACTTGATGAGCTGGCATTAGCAGAACCATCTAATTTAGACAAGATGTCCCCGTCGATTCTCTTCACAAGCTTACCCAAATTCTTGAACTGCTGAGCATAATTGCTGCCCCCATCCTCTCCAGCATAGTCCCCAACACTGCAACAAAAAATCACACGCAAACACCATGGCAAAGTGAGCACACAATTCAACACAACAGAACCCCAACCTGCAAGAGTCTAAACTTGAGTGTGAACCCTCAAAATGGTTATAGTTTATTGAATCAGATGTTTGAATTGTGAACtgtatatcatatatttttgaaCCGTGAATCAAATCTTGGTTTGAATCATAAGATACGAAACTTGTATAatctaaaagataaaatatacaaaattctTAAACAATcactaatttttacaaaaaggaataaaagaatataattaacTCAATTGCATTTTATTTccaaaaagattaaataaaaataatccttaaaaaactaatttaatataaaaaatataagaataaatatatactaatttaaataatattttgaaattttaaaaaacaaattaaataaaaagaaaatattaaacaacaattaattttatacaaaaaaatataataacactttatattaatttaaacaataactattttttttctaaaagataatactacttttttataaaaaataaaacataatatataaattatgacTGTAACtgcaaaatattaaagtaagttgtatgattaaatttgTCAGAGAGATGATGAaaaagatttatattttaaaatattactgtAAAAAACTTTTTAGATCTGTCTTGATCTTCTTCCTCCTATTCATCTTCTCCCGGTTCATGGGTTTATCTTCCTCCTGGTTgattttctcttccttctctaATCTTCTTCTCAGCTCATCTCTCTCATCTTCTCCCTTCTCACTATTTATCTTCTCCAGTTCTCTATTTAATGTTTGTCTTCTGCGTTTATCCTATTATCTGATGTTCTCTCCCTTCTCACTATTTATCTTATCAAGTTCTCTTTTTAGTGTTTGTCTTCTGCGTTTGTCCTATTCACCTTCTCCGCCGTTCATCTTTTCCGCTGAACTTTCATCTTCGCTGAGTTTCTTTTCCTATATGTTCCTTTCTgattttttcagtttttgttcCTTCATCGTGAATCGTATGTAATGAAAAATCGCGAATCACCCAATTCACCCGATTCCCCAATTCATGTTACGATTCAGGTTACAGAACATCAAACGATTTATAGCGAATCGAGATTCGAATCCTACTATTTTTTCGATTCTAACTACACTAAAATACTCAGAAACCCTAGTTTATATCAGaacaaacaattaaattttcagCCAAATTGAAAAGGGAATAGTGTCACTTACTCAATCTCGAGGCTTAAAGGCTCGGAAGACCCTTGAGACAAAACATGAACTAGCAATTTGTCATTCATGACGAGGCACTTCACAAGCACTTTCTCCGAACCTTTTTCTGGATTTGCGTAAACGAACGCGTACTCTTCGTTTAGCTCGTTCCAGTTATCAACGGATACTTCGTCTACAGACAAATCAAAGCacataaacaaacataaaaaatcagcaacaaaaaattcaaagaaaaattgaaaagtgaagCATAAAGGGAAAACTTCGGTTTCTTAAATTTCTTCATTATTACCATTTGATGGGTCAGAAAACGCATTGTCGGAGAGAGCCTGGGGACCCGTGGCGGTAAGGACATAGCCGGAGGCTAGGAAGGAGGAGTGAACGGCAAACGCGATTTTGTCGTTTGGATTGCGGAAGGTTGGCCTCGCGGCCCTGATCACCGCAAGCACCGACTTTTCACTCGCCATCCACGTTTTCAACAATGGCAAATTCTTGTGTTTCTGTTGTAACTCAGAAAACTTTTGAAACTAAATAGTTCAATTACATTGTTTAACAAAACAgtctatcaaattaaaataggGTGGAGGAGGGTTTAGACGTGCTTTAGAAGAAATGGAGAGGTTTCCagtattttcaataaataaaaaatcttataaaactttcttaaatcaattttttttttttttgtgattgcGTATGCTGTGATTCTTATAATGACGCgttattttgaataaatgtatattcaattttattttaagtataggAGATTTTAGATAATGTAtacttttagatttttttaattttcacttattggtatttcaaataaaattatcaatttatctttaattatatttttataaatattaaacattttagaGGAATATTAGCATTTAGTTATTAATATCTAAGTATAGATATCgattattaataataagacTTTACACTTGAATAAGGTGCAAGTGTGCATGACTCCACccattaatgtattttattttcttacaattgctattttaaattgtatgtaATTTCTTGCCCTTGCTATTTGTAGATTGTATGTAATTTTCTTACACCGGACACTTTTCTcctgtactttttttttctccctgcAACCTGCAACCATGGAACATGATAACCCAagattattcttatatttttatttcaaattttaaaaaatatttttcattgtgaaatataaaaaaatacattccGAATTCTATAATAAAGGATGCATTAAAAAATtgcattatatttaaattacactTAATAGTATTAAAGGAGTATATTTACTAATTTACTAATAAATACATTACAATAAATTTAGACAGAAAATTTTTATGAGAATAATTCTAACCATTAGGTGAAATTATTCTAACTAATCTTTATATAATCAGCACTCTCATAGAATATGTTTCAATTCcttttaataatattcaaagactgtttttacttataaattcaataaatcTAGCTGTTTTATTATcccatttcatcatttttttttctttctacaatAATCTAATTCATTCGTGCTGTTTGATGATAAAGATAACCAAGGAGAGGAGAGGGAGAACACGGTTCTCtagcttttaaatttataatttctgGATTCAGGATGTATAATATTTTCTGTTACATTTTAGAATGTGTAATCTAGaaggttgttttcaatttgaaaatatattttgaaatggataatttgagatataacttataaaaagtacaaattatattttggattgtgagctttttaatttggaattattttttcaaataaataattcaaaatttaaaaagtatattttaaattatatattctgaaaaataattttaaatttggaaatacaatgcataatttgaaatgtatttttttgagttattttttaaattgtgtatttaaaaaaaattataaattccaAAATATACCTTTTGAGACATATAATTTGcaatataacttaaaaaatatatagatagtgcattttaaaatatatttagatttgttaaattttttaacataaataaaatggattttatggattttatgagagtgcaggaagaaaaaaagtggTACAATAAGCAATTTCGTAAGATAAGTGTTGTAACATGGATTATGAACACTATTGAGCCCAAGTGATGTATCCAATCCATCTTTCAgacaaactttttatatattaaatgaataactatatttttatgtaaaaaatatttaaatttttcttacaatCCCACTCTTAATTATTCCTCCATATCCCTTATTAAATCAGTCCTACTAGATTTGTTATttagaatgattttgtaatttcgTGAGTTGGGTACTTTGTCTTTTTTAtagctaataaaaaaaaaacataatttcatgCTTCTAAAGTTacattcattaaaaatatctattcaCAATTTGGTGTAGAAATTGCCTTTAAACAAATGAACGAAACTTTGTAatgaaattacaaatattttttattacatttaaatttaaatattaggCAATTTAAACTTCTAAAGCTTTTTagaaaatatctttatatttaattataagaatcatcttataacaaatatattaaagataatttaaaagatatttgttatactaattttaatgtacataaaaagtaataaattgtCCTGTAAATATAAGgttgaaatatgtttttgtctccattttaattatgttttgtcaaataagttctaattttgttttgatgttcaaataagtcataatttttgttagttttgttcaatatggtcttttttttttaacactttttgaATCATTAACGGTCATAAACAGTAATTGTCACATGttacttcgtgattttttttaaagtttttaatttatttttaaatttttaaaaatttgtttaaatgtaTACGTGTCAACAATCCAGCcgcgtgtcacgtgtcaaaatcaatattttatattcgatttggtttttatatttattatttttgttcaattttgtttaaaatttaccAATTTTGTTGCTGTagatgagaccaaatttaatttttatataaaaattataatgatgtgaattttaatatattatataaaaacatttaataaaaatgtaaattttaatataaaaaataaatttggtttcaatttgaagaaagacaaaatttgttattgttaacaaaaattaggattaaattgaacaaaactaataaaatatagagATTAAATTTATATGACACACAACTAGATTGAAAcgtaaacattaaaaaaaaaaactacaaaaagtGACACACgtaataattaatattcataaccattaataattttaacattaaataaaattaataaaaatgacaactcatttaaatataaaaaacaaaattaagaccGATTGAAAAAACCTTAACGAAAATtatatccaataaaatattttaatctgaATATAATTGGTGAAAGTGGGAAGGGTAAGATCTAACCAAAGGCATCACAGTACCCAGAA
This portion of the Vigna unguiculata cultivar IT97K-499-35 chromosome 6, ASM411807v1, whole genome shotgun sequence genome encodes:
- the LOC114186581 gene encoding probable proteasome inhibitor translates to MASEKSVLAVIRAARPTFRNPNDKIAFAVHSSFLASGYVLTATGPQALSDNAFSDPSNDEVSVDNWNELNEEYAFVYANPEKGSEKVLVKCLVMNDKLLVHVLSQGSSEPLSLEIDVGDYAGEDGGSNYAQQFKNLGKLVKRIDGDILSKLDGSANASSSSRSSETRDRTRQEIPEPVSGFGEPAGPPTQIIFPSVPIGSGSDLVPGPPAGVLPSRGGHGIGGGSMHLGPNDPLWFGGIGRDPAFPGGMPGLPPGARFDPYGPPGVPGFEPNRFARNPRRPGYDGHPDLQHFRRDADSDYI